Proteins encoded in a region of the Mycolicibacterium chitae genome:
- a CDS encoding acyl-CoA carboxylase epsilon subunit codes for MDTDIIEVSDPRDMTIDDPAPPVPQIQVLKGNPTVEEVAALATVLAAAGGGQQAPGPQELNPWGHPVDKLRYAVTSWQRVTLLERTHMRR; via the coding sequence ATGGACACCGACATCATCGAGGTCAGCGACCCGCGGGACATGACGATCGACGACCCGGCCCCGCCGGTGCCGCAGATCCAGGTCCTCAAGGGCAACCCGACCGTGGAGGAGGTCGCCGCACTGGCCACCGTGCTGGCCGCCGCCGGCGGGGGGCAACAGGCCCCCGGCCCGCAGGAACTCAACCCGTGGGGCCACCCGGTGGACAAGCTGCGCTACGCGGTCACCAGCTGGCAGCGGGTCACGCTGCTGGAGCGCACCCACATGCGGCGTTGA
- a CDS encoding Maf family protein yields the protein MMTRVVLGSASTGRLSVLRGAGIDPLIIVSDVDEDALLAAHADAPAAERVRVLAEAKADAVTVALPAEVAADCVVIGCDSMLLLDGALCGKPGDAAAARAQWQSMAGRAGQLLTGHCVVRVRSGRTVGKVGETGSTTVHFDTPTEADLTAYIARGEPLGVAGGFTLDGLGGWFVRAIEGDPSNVIGLSLPLTRRLFERVGVSIDGLWGAGGNSTDLQHRGTAR from the coding sequence CTGATGACCCGGGTTGTCCTGGGTTCGGCGTCCACGGGTCGACTCTCGGTGCTGCGCGGCGCCGGGATCGACCCGCTCATCATCGTCTCCGACGTCGACGAGGACGCGCTGTTGGCCGCTCACGCCGACGCCCCGGCCGCCGAGCGAGTACGCGTGCTGGCCGAGGCCAAGGCCGACGCGGTGACCGTGGCCCTGCCCGCCGAGGTGGCCGCGGATTGCGTTGTCATCGGCTGTGATTCGATGCTGCTGCTCGACGGCGCGCTGTGCGGCAAGCCCGGTGACGCCGCGGCCGCGCGGGCGCAGTGGCAGTCGATGGCCGGCCGCGCCGGTCAGCTGTTGACCGGGCACTGCGTGGTGCGGGTGCGGTCCGGCCGCACGGTCGGCAAGGTCGGCGAAACCGGCAGCACCACAGTGCATTTCGATACCCCCACCGAGGCCGACCTGACGGCCTACATCGCCCGCGGCGAACCCTTGGGCGTGGCGGGCGGTTTCACCCTGGACGGCCTCGGCGGCTGGTTCGTCAGGGCCATCGAGGGTGATCCGTCCAACGTGATCGGATTGAGCCTGCCGCTGACCCGCAGGCTGTTCGAGCGCGTCGGAGTATCGATCGACGG